One Triticum dicoccoides isolate Atlit2015 ecotype Zavitan chromosome 5B, WEW_v2.0, whole genome shotgun sequence genomic window carries:
- the LOC119305810 gene encoding transcription factor RADIALIS-like: MSSASRSSSRGGANPEWSKKENKLFEEALAYYGEGTPDRWLKVSCAMGGTKTADEVRRHYEILDGDIKLIESGRVPFPNYNTQGAWN; this comes from the coding sequence ATGTCTTCTGCGTCAAGGAGCTCATCCCGCGGCGGCGCCAACCCGGAGTGGAGCAAGAAGGAGAACAAGCTGTTCGAGGAGGCACTCGCCTACTACGGCGAGGGCACGCCCGACCGCTGGCTCAAGGTGTCCTGCGCCATGGGCGGGACCAAGACGGCCGACGAGGTGCGCCGCCACTACGAGATCCTCGACGGGGACATCAAGCTGATCGAGTCCGGCAGGGTCCCTTTCCCCAACTACAACACCCAGGGGGCTTGGAACTGA